From the genome of Mugil cephalus isolate CIBA_MC_2020 chromosome 2, CIBA_Mcephalus_1.1, whole genome shotgun sequence, one region includes:
- the LOC125004462 gene encoding lysophosphatidic acid receptor 2-like — protein MDTDTSDTEGCYFNKTVKFFYEESGKNISDHWRRRDYVIVTLGMTVCFIVIFSNLLVIAAILKNRRFHFPIYYLLGNLALADLFSGVSYLHLMFHTGPWTIKLSKYQWFVRQGLIDTSLTASVLNLLAVAVERHQTIFTMQLHSKMSTRRVFVIIIFIWLLAIIMGLVPTMGWHCLCDLPNCSTMAPLYSRSYLVFWAVLNLLTFFIMLAVYTRIFLYVRHKSRQMLEHTSHMRHKETVFNLMKTVSMILGLFVLCWTPGLVVLLLDGLGCETCKVLRYEKYFLVLAECNSFVNPIIYSFRDKDMRRTFKEILCCFCRRGSNDRGMSEVHFNTLEQENCKSRTAEAIERSNGLPLICKASDDAPVPSEHWD, from the exons ATGGATACTGACACCTCGGATACTGAGGGATGCTACTTCAACAAAACTGTCAAATTTTTCTACGAGGAGAGTGGCAAGAACATCAGTGACCACTGGCGCCGTCGTGACTATGTGATCGTCACTTTGGGCATGACGGTTTGCTTCATCGTTATTTTTTCCAACCTTTTGGTCATAGCGGCCATTTTGAAAAACAGACGCTTTCACTTTCCCATCTACTACCTGTTGGGTAATCTGGCGTTGGCAGACCTCTTCTCAG GTGTTTCCTACCTCCACTTGATGTTTCACACTGGTCCCTGGACCATTAAGTTGTCTAAATACCAGTGGTTTGTGCGTCAGGGGTTGATCGACACCAGCCTGACAGCCTCAGTCCTCAACCTCCTGGCCGTGGCTGTGGAGCGCCACCAAACCATCTTCACCATGCAGCTGCACAGTAAGATGAGCACGCGGCGGGTTTTCGTCATAATCATATTCATATGGCTGTTGGCGATAATCATGGGTCTGGTTCCCACCATGGGCTGGCATTGCCTGTGTGACCTCCCCAACTGCTCCACCATGGCGCCACTGTACAGCCGCAGCTACCTGGTCTTCTGGGCGGTTCTCAACTTGCTGACCTTCTTCATCATGTTGGCCGTCTACACCCGGATCTTCCTCTACGTGAGGCACAAGAGCAGGCAGATGTTAGAGCACACATCCCATatgagacacaaagagacgGTGTTCAACCTGATGAAGACGGTCTCCATGATTCTGG gcttGTTTGTGCTCTGCTGGACCCCCGGCCTGGTCGTGCTGCTGCTCGACGGTCTGGGCTGCGAAACCTGTAAGGTGCTGCGCTACGAAAAGTACTTCCTGGTGCTGGCCGAGTGCAACTCCTTCGTCAACCCCATCATCTACTCGTTCAGGGACAAAGACATGAGGAGGACCTTCAAGGAAATCCTGTGCTGTTTCTGCCGGCGGGGCAGCAACGACAGGGGCATGTCCGAGGTTCACTTTAACACCCTGGAGCAAGAG AACTGTAAGAGTCGTACGGCCGAGGCCATAGAGAGGAGCAACGGGTTGCCTCTCATCTGCAAGGCCTCCGATGACGCCCCCGTCCCTTCAGAGCACTGGGATTAA